One genomic segment of Candidatus Saccharimonas sp. includes these proteins:
- a CDS encoding aminotransferase class V-fold PLP-dependent enzyme: MDDFKYLPENAHYFDSACQSLRPQPVLDALNDYYLNFNSCGERVKYAWGRKVDEKVEETREVVLDLLKLKEKDYFVSFTLNTTYGLNLLLSQLELPVSKVVTSEIEHNSVFLSTIEFAKKHQIERIMLEREEDGSISLENDFSKALVVVNAASNIDGRRLENIKDLVKKIKKQGGFVIIDAAQALGSSYELLQKIPADAIVSSAHKMYSASLGIMVVRKDFAKFIKTSFVGGGMVSSVSKESYEVLGDEHIHALFEPGLQAWGEIIALKTAIDWLKKQKKTSRVDEFSKDIFEFLKNQKGVNILNKKPAPVISFYHDKLDAHLIAQALSDEGIMVRSGYFCAHYYLKEVRKLPHLVRISIGLHNTEADVVKLKEVLERIFS, from the coding sequence TTGGACGATTTTAAATATTTGCCAGAAAATGCTCATTATTTTGATTCGGCGTGTCAGTCTTTGCGCCCGCAACCAGTTTTAGATGCTTTAAATGATTACTATTTAAATTTTAACTCTTGTGGTGAGCGCGTAAAATACGCTTGGGGTAGAAAAGTTGATGAAAAGGTTGAAGAAACTCGTGAGGTGGTTTTAGATTTATTAAAGCTAAAAGAAAAAGATTATTTTGTGAGCTTTACGCTTAATACAACCTATGGTTTAAATTTGTTGCTTTCGCAACTTGAATTGCCAGTTTCGAAAGTGGTAACTAGTGAGATTGAACATAATTCGGTTTTTCTTTCAACGATTGAATTCGCTAAAAAACACCAAATTGAACGAATCATGCTTGAGCGTGAAGAAGATGGCTCGATTTCGCTTGAAAATGATTTTTCGAAAGCTTTGGTTGTAGTTAATGCGGCTTCGAATATTGATGGAAGGCGACTTGAAAACATTAAAGATTTGGTAAAGAAAATTAAAAAACAGGGTGGATTTGTGATTATCGATGCGGCGCAAGCGCTAGGTTCGAGCTATGAATTGCTTCAAAAAATTCCAGCTGATGCAATCGTTTCGAGCGCGCACAAGATGTATTCGGCGAGTCTTGGAATTATGGTTGTGCGAAAAGATTTTGCAAAATTTATAAAAACCTCTTTTGTTGGTGGTGGAATGGTTTCAAGTGTCTCCAAAGAATCTTATGAAGTTTTGGGTGATGAGCACATTCATGCTTTGTTCGAGCCAGGTTTGCAGGCTTGGGGCGAAATTATTGCTTTAAAAACAGCGATTGATTGGCTGAAAAAGCAAAAGAAAACTTCACGAGTTGATGAGTTTTCGAAAGATATTTTCGAGTTTTTAAAAAACCAAAAGGGCGTTAATATTTTAAATAAAAAGCCGGCTCCTGTGATTAGTTTTTATCACGATAAGCTTGATGCGCACTTGATTGCACAAGCTTTGAGCGATGAAGGAATTATGGTGCGAAGCGGTTATTTTTGCGCGCATTACTATTTAAAAGAGGTTCGAAAACTGCCACACTTAGTGCGAATTTCAATTGGCTTACATAATACTGAAGCTGATGTTGTAAAATTAAAAGAAGTTTTGGAAAGGATTTTTAGCTAA